A window from Heteronotia binoei isolate CCM8104 ecotype False Entrance Well chromosome 15, APGP_CSIRO_Hbin_v1, whole genome shotgun sequence encodes these proteins:
- the LOC132583494 gene encoding olfactory receptor 11L1-like, producing the protein MNSEEGNQTTPTEFILLDFNIKDLQILLFILFLPIYLATMVGNILLVFLVSIDKHLHTPMYFFLGNLSFLETCYSSTIMPRMLIRFLSGNQSISINGCIAQMYFFGFLATTECYFLAVMSYDRYLAICRPLHYAMLMNGRICVLLIAVSWIFGALKLGIVIFLVSRLTFCGPNKVNHFFCDFTPVIRLSCDDTYLAEMTLLIFSSIGTLFPLFIIVISYVSIIKNILRIPSTVGKQKAFSTCSSHIIVVSCFYGSLMIVYVLPNTSSLSEVKKFFSLFYTLLTPLVNPLIYSLRNKEVKEAMKKIFKILPITK; encoded by the coding sequence ATGAATTCAGAAGAAGGAAACCAAACAACTCCTACAGAATTCATTCTTCTAGACTTCAATATCAAAGATCTACAGATTTTACTTTTTATATTGTTCCTTCCTATCTACCTTGCTACCATGGTGGGAAACATCCTCCTTGTTTTCCTTGTGTCCATTGATAAGCACCTTCACACCCCCATGTACTTCTTCCTGGGGAATTTGTCTTTCTTGGAGACCTGCTACAGCTCAACCATTATGCCAAGAATGCTGATCAGATTTCTAAGTGGGaatcaaagcatttctataaatgGATGCATTGCCCAAATGTATTTCTTCGGCTTTCTTGCAACCACTGAATGTTATTTTCTAGCAGTAATGTCTTATGACCGTTATCTGGCAATATGCAGACCACTGCATTATGCAATGCTCATGAATGGCAGAATCTGTGTCCTCTTGATTGCTgtttcctggatatttggagcaCTGAAACTTGGTATTGTAATATTTTTGGTGTCTCGGTTGACTTTCTGTGGACCCAACAAAGTTAATCATTTCTTCTGTGATTTTACCCCAGTGATAAGGCTCTCTTGTGATGATACCTATTTAGCTGAAATGACCCTCCTGATATTCTCCTCCATAGGCACTCTGTTCCCACTGTTTATAATTGTAATATCTTATGTTAGCATCATTAAGAATATACTGAGAATCCCATCCACTGTTGGGAAACAGAAGGCCTTCTCTACTTGCTCTTCGCACATCATTGTAGTGTCCTGTTTTTATGGGTCTTTGATGATAGTCTATGTCTTACCAAACACCAGCTCCCTGAGTGAGGTGAAGAAATTCTTCTCTCTGTTCTACACACTTCTTACCCCACTAGTCAATCCACTCATATACAGTTTAAGGAACAAAGAAGTAAAGGAAGCAATGAAGAAAATTTTCAAGATTCTTCCtattacaaaataa